The following are from one region of the Meiothermus sp. Pnk-1 genome:
- the bshC gene encoding bacillithiol biosynthesis cysteine-adding enzyme BshC: MPTTSERLRPYLPYGLEDLPELLERPRPAPRAELMAGLLAYLHRIGAPPASLAAARRLGEPHSRAIVTGQQAGLLTGPAFTFYKAHSALALARQYDAPGRAVVAVFWVASQDHDTDEVRSVRLLDLDERLHTLGLELPRSRPTGRIPFGPYLEQVCALLGRFGGVPSVRERICRAMVGEWSYSEVFARLLLEFLGSEGLVVLDPMAPELAPLFVPALEREIAMPLASAEAINQTAARMRADGLEPALGRGEAATNLFLEGEDGVRRLLRFREGHFEDGERRYTPADLLAILHRHPARITPAAGLRPVLQDLVLPTAGFVVGPGELKYVAELGGVYRLHGLEPPAVIRRMGATVLEPPIRRILGRYGLDPWAFQSDPEGKFLEALARQHALARQLEASLGEIAAKFAEVQGLLAQFEPTLEHSRRRSQKRVTHELERLHHKLLQAELRKEGLVRAQFERLRLHLTPGGAPQERVYPFLMYLLKHGEGVLERLRQAPAVGSVGLEV, from the coding sequence GTGCCGACCACGTCCGAACGACTCCGCCCCTACCTGCCCTATGGCCTCGAGGATTTGCCCGAGCTGCTCGAGCGTCCCCGCCCGGCCCCTCGGGCCGAATTGATGGCCGGGCTGCTAGCCTACTTACACCGCATCGGCGCCCCCCCCGCCAGCCTCGCCGCCGCCCGCCGGTTGGGGGAACCGCATAGCCGGGCCATCGTCACCGGGCAGCAGGCCGGGCTCCTCACCGGCCCCGCCTTCACCTTTTACAAGGCCCACTCTGCCTTGGCCTTGGCCCGCCAGTACGACGCCCCTGGGCGGGCGGTGGTGGCGGTGTTCTGGGTCGCCTCGCAGGACCACGATACCGACGAGGTGCGCTCGGTGCGGCTGCTGGACCTGGACGAGCGCTTGCACACGCTCGGCCTCGAGCTGCCCCGTTCCCGCCCCACGGGCCGTATCCCTTTCGGCCCTTACCTGGAGCAGGTCTGCGCCTTGCTGGGAAGGTTTGGGGGGGTCCCTTCGGTGCGGGAGCGGATCTGCCGGGCGATGGTGGGGGAGTGGTCGTATAGCGAGGTGTTCGCCCGGTTGCTGCTGGAGTTTCTGGGAAGCGAGGGGCTGGTGGTCCTCGACCCCATGGCCCCCGAGCTGGCCCCGCTTTTCGTCCCGGCGCTCGAGCGCGAGATCGCCATGCCCTTGGCTTCCGCCGAAGCCATCAACCAGACCGCCGCCCGGATGCGGGCCGATGGGCTCGAGCCGGCGCTGGGCCGGGGTGAGGCCGCGACCAACCTGTTCCTCGAGGGCGAGGATGGGGTGCGCCGCCTGCTGCGTTTTCGGGAGGGCCATTTCGAGGACGGCGAGCGCCGCTATACCCCGGCCGACCTCCTGGCGATCCTGCACCGCCACCCTGCGCGCATCACCCCGGCGGCGGGGCTGCGCCCGGTGTTGCAAGACCTGGTGTTGCCCACCGCCGGCTTCGTGGTGGGGCCGGGCGAGCTCAAGTACGTGGCCGAGCTGGGCGGGGTCTACCGGCTGCACGGCCTCGAGCCTCCCGCGGTGATCCGGCGGATGGGGGCCACGGTGCTCGAGCCCCCTATCCGGCGCATCCTGGGGCGCTACGGCCTCGACCCCTGGGCCTTCCAGTCCGATCCCGAAGGGAAGTTCCTGGAGGCGCTGGCCCGGCAGCACGCCTTGGCCCGGCAGCTCGAGGCCTCCCTCGGCGAGATCGCGGCCAAGTTTGCCGAGGTTCAGGGCTTGCTGGCGCAGTTCGAGCCGACCCTAGAGCACTCCCGCCGCCGGTCCCAAAAACGCGTGACCCACGAGCTCGAGCGGTTGCACCACAAGCTCTTGCAGGCCGAGCTGCGCAAGGAGGGCCTCGTGCGCGCGCAGTTCGAGCGCCTCAGGCTCCACCTCACCCCGGGTGGTGCGCCCCAGGAGCGGGTTTATCCCTTCTTGATGTACCTCCTCAAGCACGGGGAAGGGGTGCTCGAGCGGTTGCGCCAGGCCCCGGCGGTGGGGAGTGTGGGGCTCGAGGTTTAG
- a CDS encoding Crp/Fnr family transcriptional regulator: MIPQFLAALPPEARGEAERVFHPFSARRGSYLCYPEDEARTLYYVKEGWVRLFQLGAQEEEITLTVVGTGEIFGEAALLPEGRYGVFAEPLVDSELFSASREDLQRLMSRFPAAQTAFLILLSQRLRKAEERLRDLRFKEVLPRLAKALLAAMREGEEGYEITLSHQDLAHLAASTRETVTKVLGELALEETIELGYRRILVLRPEELRRVAG; the protein is encoded by the coding sequence ATGATTCCGCAGTTCCTCGCTGCGTTGCCCCCCGAAGCCCGTGGGGAGGCTGAGCGGGTTTTTCACCCGTTCTCGGCCCGGCGGGGCAGCTACTTGTGCTACCCCGAGGACGAGGCCCGCACGCTGTACTACGTGAAGGAGGGCTGGGTACGGCTGTTCCAGCTGGGCGCCCAGGAAGAGGAGATCACCCTCACGGTGGTGGGGACCGGGGAGATCTTCGGTGAGGCCGCGTTGCTCCCAGAGGGGCGCTATGGGGTGTTCGCCGAGCCGCTGGTGGACTCTGAGCTGTTCTCGGCTTCCCGGGAGGATTTGCAGCGGCTGATGTCCCGTTTCCCGGCGGCCCAGACCGCTTTTCTGATCCTGCTCTCCCAGCGGTTGCGCAAGGCCGAGGAGCGCCTGCGCGACCTGCGCTTCAAGGAGGTGCTGCCCCGATTGGCCAAAGCCCTGTTGGCGGCCATGCGCGAGGGGGAAGAAGGGTACGAGATCACCCTTTCCCACCAGGACCTGGCCCACCTCGCCGCCTCGACCCGCGAGACCGTGACCAAGGTGCTGGGCGAGTTGGCGCTCGAGGAGACCATCGAACTCGGCTACCGCCGCATCTTGGTCTTGCGCCCGGAGGAGCTGCGCCGGGTAGCGGGATAG